The sequence CTACGTCTCTCGCGAGATGCACGTATCCGGAAACTCATCCGGCGTCATGCGATCTCGACGTTTGTATGGAGCTCGGTCTATCGGCGGATCCGAACTGGCATCACAGTCGGCGCGCTCGAGCGCGACACACGACGTCGTGATTCTGCCTATCCCGCGGTGCTCCTAACACGCCCTTCGCGACGTCCGGAGACTGCGGATGCGGCTGCGTCCAGCGGCAAAGGCCGAATAGAACGCGTTGCCGCACGGACCTGCCATGCGTTGTGGCCGCCCGGGCTGTGCCCGCGACCACCTCGATTATCACCTACTGGCGGCCAACGCGCAACCTTTGCGCCGCGCGGCCCATCGGCCCTATGCTACCGTCGGGCCCGTATAATACCCCACCAACGATTCAGCGGACCAGTCGCTCTTCCACAACCTCATCGAGCGAGCGAACGGTTCCTATGATGCGCCGAACGAGCTCGATGATCCGCTCTACCGCGACGCGATGCTGAGCGTCCAGGTTCGACTCCATCGCCAGAAGCTGCGTTTCCGCAAGCAGTGCGGCGAGTGGGTTGTTGAGCTGATGCTGAACGAGCGCAGTAAGCTTCTGGAGGTCGGTCTGCGGTGGGATTTCTGGCACCTCTGACGCCGTAGACGACTTCGGAGCGGGTTCAGTCACTGGCTGACACAGCCTCTCGCCATTCGGTATCTTAATGTAATCATGATTGCCCCTTCAATCGACCCCGCCGCGGCAATCGCATCTGCCGTCAAAGACTATCAGGAAACCAGCAACATTGGGAGCCTGCTCCAGCAGCTCGAAACAGTGTGCTCGTCGTGCTCCGACGCCGATGCCCTGGTGACGGCGGTCGAGCAGTACCAGGACGTTCCTGAGGTTGCGGGACCCGTCTACGAACGTGTGGTTGCCCTGCGGCCGGACGATTCCCAAGCGCTGGTCCGTCTGGCGAACGCCTACTGGCTCTCCGGGCGAGGGCCGGACGCGGTTCAGGCGCTCGCCGATCGCGCGATTGCGGCGGACCCGACTAACCGGGGTGCCTGGCATCTCTGGGCGTTGAGCGAATCGTCGCTGCGGGACCGAGTGGAGCGGTGGCGGCATGTGGTCGAACGATTCCCATCTGACGAGCTGGCGCAGGCGAACCTGGCGGACAACGCGGCGAGCCTCGCTTCGACGGAGGGCGACCGGGGCGCGCTCCAGATCGCGATCCGCACGTACAAGGGGCTGCTCCGGACGGCGTCGCGCGCCGAGCAGCGTGTAGCGCTCGAGCGTGCCGTGGCTACGCTCGAGCAGTGGCGGATCTAGTCTGAAAACAACGTGGGGCTGCTGCCGTGTCGGCAGCAGCCCCACGCAGTTGGCGATTATTCGCCGCCCGCTATTAGGAGCCGAGCTTGGTGACGTTCTGAGCTGCCGGACCCTTGGCACCTTGAACGATGTCGAACTCGACGCGCTCTCCCTCGCTCAGCGTCTTGAAGCCTGTGCCTTGGATAGCCGAGTGGTGAACGAAGCAATCCTTCTGTCCGTTCTCTGGGGTGATGAAGCCAAAACCTTTGCTGTCGTTGAACCACTTGACCGTGCCGGTGGTACGCATACGAATCTCCTGACGTGTCGGTGGAGTCCGGATGCATCCGTACCTACCGACGATGTGACCCGCGAACTTTCGCCGTCGCGGTAGGCGCGCCCGAGCACTTGCTCGTGCACAAACAAACTTTCGA comes from Gemmatimonadaceae bacterium and encodes:
- a CDS encoding histidine kinase dimerization/phospho-acceptor domain-containing protein; this encodes MTEPAPKSSTASEVPEIPPQTDLQKLTALVQHQLNNPLAALLAETQLLAMESNLDAQHRVAVERIIELVRRIIGTVRSLDEVVEERLVR
- a CDS encoding tetratricopeptide repeat protein; protein product: MIAPSIDPAAAIASAVKDYQETSNIGSLLQQLETVCSSCSDADALVTAVEQYQDVPEVAGPVYERVVALRPDDSQALVRLANAYWLSGRGPDAVQALADRAIAADPTNRGAWHLWALSESSLRDRVERWRHVVERFPSDELAQANLADNAASLASTEGDRGALQIAIRTYKGLLRTASRAEQRVALERAVATLEQWRI
- a CDS encoding cold-shock protein codes for the protein MRTTGTVKWFNDSKGFGFITPENGQKDCFVHHSAIQGTGFKTLSEGERVEFDIVQGAKGPAAQNVTKLGS